In one window of Zhihengliuella sp. ISTPL4 DNA:
- a CDS encoding MerR family transcriptional regulator, translating to MNADELAGDPRFVTELLFTDGLPAMDDEVGYRGAVAARAAGITYRQLDYWARTELVEPTVRGANGSGSQRLYGFRDILVLKLVKSLLDTGISLQQIRTAVDELRRAGIRDLAGTTLMSDGASVYLCTSNDEVIDLVSRGQGVFGIAVGKVLREVESTLVAFDPTAPDPVDELSARRAKRTA from the coding sequence ATGAATGCGGATGAGCTCGCAGGCGACCCGCGGTTCGTGACCGAACTCCTCTTCACGGACGGTCTGCCGGCGATGGACGATGAGGTCGGCTACCGCGGTGCCGTTGCGGCCCGCGCCGCCGGCATCACGTACCGCCAGCTCGACTACTGGGCTCGCACCGAGCTCGTGGAACCCACGGTGCGCGGCGCGAACGGCTCGGGGTCCCAGCGGCTCTACGGCTTCCGCGACATCCTCGTACTCAAGCTCGTCAAGAGTCTGCTCGACACGGGCATCTCCCTGCAGCAGATCCGTACCGCGGTGGACGAACTCCGTCGCGCCGGTATCCGCGATCTCGCCGGCACGACGCTCATGAGCGACGGTGCCTCGGTCTACCTCTGCACGTCGAACGACGAGGTGATCGACCTCGTCAGCCGCGGTCAGGGCGTGTTCGGCATCGCGGTCGGCAAGGTCCTCCGCGAGGTGGAGTCGACGCTCGTCGCGTTCGATCCGACCGCACCGGACCCGGTCGACGAGCTGTCGGCCCGGCGCGCCAAGCGCACGGCCTGA
- a CDS encoding ParA family protein, whose protein sequence is MHVLSVSSLKGGVGKTTVTLGLASAAFARGVRTLVVDLDPQSDVSTGMDIQVAGRLNIADVLANPKEKTVRQAITSSGWAKVHPGTIDVLIGSPSAINFDGPHPSVRDVWKLEEALAAVEADYDLVLIDCAPSLNALTRTAWAASDRVMVVTEPGLFSVAAADRALRAIEEIRRGLSPRLQPLGIVVNRVRPQSIEHQFRIKELRDMFGPLVLSPQLPERTSLQQAQGAAKPLHIWPGDSAQELAADFDQLLDRIIRTGRIPVPENGPQS, encoded by the coding sequence GTGCACGTACTCAGCGTCAGCTCTCTCAAGGGAGGCGTCGGCAAGACGACCGTGACACTCGGGCTGGCCTCCGCGGCTTTCGCCCGGGGCGTCCGGACTCTCGTCGTCGACCTCGACCCGCAGTCCGACGTCTCCACCGGGATGGACATCCAGGTCGCCGGACGACTCAACATCGCCGATGTGCTGGCGAACCCGAAGGAGAAGACCGTCCGTCAGGCGATCACCTCCAGCGGCTGGGCCAAGGTCCACCCCGGCACCATCGACGTGCTGATCGGCAGCCCGTCCGCCATCAACTTCGACGGCCCGCACCCGAGCGTCCGTGACGTGTGGAAGCTCGAGGAGGCCCTCGCGGCGGTCGAGGCGGACTACGACCTCGTGCTCATCGACTGCGCCCCGTCGCTGAACGCCCTCACGCGCACCGCGTGGGCCGCCAGCGACCGCGTGATGGTCGTCACCGAGCCCGGCCTCTTCTCCGTGGCCGCAGCGGACCGTGCGCTCCGCGCGATCGAGGAGATCCGCCGTGGCCTCTCCCCTCGCCTTCAGCCGCTGGGCATCGTCGTCAACCGCGTGCGCCCGCAGTCGATCGAGCACCAGTTCCGCATCAAGGAGCTGCGGGACATGTTCGGTCCCCTCGTCCTCTCGCCGCAGCTACCGGAGCGCACCTCCCTGCAGCAGGCGCAGGGCGCCGCGAAACCCCTCCACATCTGGCCCGGCGACTCGGCGCAGGAGCTCGCCGCCGACTTCGACCAGCTCCTCGACCGCATCATCCGGACCGGCCGCATCCCGGTCCCGGAGAACGGACCGCAGAGCTGA
- a CDS encoding pyruvate carboxylase, with the protein MFQKILVANRGEIAIRAFRAAVEVGARTVAVFPHEDRGSVHRLKADEAYVIGERGHPVRAYLDVDEIIRVATESGADAIYPGYGFLSENPELAEKAAAHGIVFIGPPAKVLEMAGNKVEAKRHAVEAGVPVLRSTEASDDVDALVAQAEEIGFPLFAKAVAGGGGRGMRRVETLGDLGPALAEAMREAGSAFGDPRMFLEQAVVRPRHIEVQILADKTGETVHLFERDCSVQRRHQKVVEIAPAPNLDDDVRTALHGYAVAFARSIGYENAGTVEFLLETAGERAGEVVFIEMNPRIQVEHTVTEEVTDVDLVQSQMRIAAGQTLAELGLQQENLHLRGAALQCRITTEDPTQGFRPDTGKITTYRSPGGAGIRLDGGTVHQGAQISPHFDSMLAKLTCRGRDFPAAVARARRALAEFRIRGVSTNIPFLQALLEDEAFIRGDVSTSFIDERPELLRGRESKDRGTKILNWLVDVTVNKPHGAHPGVIDPATKLPPIDLTAEPAPGSRQRLLDVGPEEFARGLRAQSALAITDTTFRDAHQSLLATRVRTKDLVAAAPYLARLTPELLSVEAWGGATYDVALRFLGEDPWERLDKLRAALPNVAIQMLLRGRNTVGYTPYPTAVTEAFVAEAAASGVDIFRIFDALNDVEQMRPAIEAVRATGTAVAEVALCYTGDLLDPAEGLYTLDYYLGLADQIVDAGAHILAIKDMAGLLRPAAAAKLVAALRERFDLPVHLHTHDTPGGQLATLLAASAAGVDAVDAASAPLSGTTSQPSLSSLVAALAHTERDSGLSLAAVSDLEPYWEAVRRQYAPFESGLPGPTGRVYHHEIPGGQLSNLRQQAKALGLAEDFELIEDMYAAADRILGRVPKVTPSSKVVGDLALHLAAVKADPADFEANPEKYDVPDSVVGFMAGELGDLPGGWPEPFRSKVLAGRAVRTGLTALTDQDEAELAGTSAQRRSRLNTLLFPAPTAEFAERREQYGDLSVLDTSDYLYGLVPGQEHLIEIDRGVQLYVGLEAIGEADDKGMRTVMTTLNGQLRPVFVRDRSVAVDVHEVEKADTSVPGQVAAPFSGVVTLKAEVGVTVRAGEPVASIEAMKMEAAITAPVDGIVERHAIAETQQVDAGDLLVVIRPAH; encoded by the coding sequence ATGTTCCAGAAGATCCTTGTGGCGAATCGTGGCGAGATCGCGATCCGGGCATTCCGAGCGGCCGTGGAAGTGGGGGCGCGCACCGTCGCCGTCTTCCCGCACGAGGACCGCGGCTCGGTGCACCGGCTCAAAGCCGACGAGGCGTACGTGATCGGCGAGCGGGGCCATCCGGTGCGCGCCTACCTGGATGTCGACGAGATCATCCGCGTCGCCACCGAGTCGGGTGCCGACGCCATCTACCCCGGTTACGGCTTCCTCTCGGAGAACCCGGAGCTCGCGGAGAAGGCCGCTGCGCACGGCATCGTCTTCATCGGACCGCCCGCGAAGGTGCTGGAGATGGCCGGCAACAAGGTCGAGGCCAAGCGGCACGCGGTCGAAGCGGGTGTCCCCGTGCTCCGGTCCACGGAGGCCTCCGACGATGTCGACGCGCTCGTCGCCCAGGCGGAGGAGATCGGCTTCCCGCTCTTCGCCAAGGCGGTCGCCGGCGGCGGGGGCCGAGGCATGCGACGCGTCGAGACGCTCGGGGATCTCGGACCCGCTCTCGCCGAGGCGATGCGGGAAGCGGGCAGCGCCTTCGGCGATCCCCGGATGTTCCTCGAGCAGGCCGTCGTGCGCCCGCGTCACATCGAAGTGCAGATCCTCGCGGACAAGACCGGCGAGACGGTGCACCTGTTCGAGCGGGACTGCTCCGTGCAGCGGCGGCACCAGAAGGTCGTCGAGATCGCCCCGGCCCCCAACCTCGACGACGACGTGCGCACAGCACTGCACGGCTACGCCGTCGCCTTCGCGCGGTCCATCGGCTACGAGAACGCCGGGACCGTCGAGTTCCTCCTGGAGACCGCGGGGGAGCGCGCGGGCGAGGTCGTCTTCATCGAGATGAATCCCCGCATCCAGGTCGAGCACACGGTGACCGAGGAGGTCACCGACGTCGATCTCGTGCAGAGTCAGATGCGCATCGCCGCAGGGCAGACCCTCGCGGAGCTCGGACTGCAGCAGGAGAACCTGCACCTGCGCGGTGCCGCGCTGCAGTGCCGCATCACCACGGAGGACCCGACGCAGGGCTTCCGCCCCGACACCGGGAAGATCACGACCTACCGCTCGCCCGGCGGCGCCGGGATCCGCCTGGACGGCGGCACCGTGCACCAGGGCGCGCAGATCAGCCCGCACTTCGACTCGATGCTGGCGAAGCTCACGTGCCGCGGCCGGGACTTCCCTGCCGCCGTCGCCCGTGCCCGCCGTGCTCTCGCCGAGTTCCGCATCCGCGGCGTCTCCACGAACATCCCGTTCCTCCAGGCGCTGCTCGAGGACGAGGCGTTCATCCGCGGTGATGTCAGCACGTCGTTCATCGATGAGCGTCCCGAGCTGCTCCGAGGGCGCGAATCGAAAGACCGTGGGACGAAGATCCTCAACTGGCTCGTCGACGTGACGGTGAACAAGCCCCACGGCGCGCACCCCGGCGTCATCGATCCGGCCACCAAGCTCCCGCCGATCGACCTGACCGCCGAGCCCGCGCCCGGCTCCCGGCAGCGGCTGCTCGACGTCGGCCCCGAGGAGTTCGCCCGCGGCCTGCGCGCCCAGAGCGCGCTCGCGATCACCGACACGACCTTCCGCGACGCGCACCAGTCGCTGCTCGCGACCCGGGTCCGCACGAAGGACCTCGTCGCCGCCGCCCCGTACCTGGCCCGGCTGACACCGGAGCTGCTGTCGGTGGAGGCCTGGGGCGGTGCCACCTACGACGTCGCACTCCGCTTCCTCGGGGAAGACCCCTGGGAGCGCCTCGACAAGCTGCGCGCGGCGCTGCCGAACGTCGCGATCCAGATGCTCCTGCGCGGCCGGAACACGGTCGGCTACACGCCGTACCCGACGGCGGTGACCGAGGCCTTCGTCGCGGAGGCGGCGGCGAGCGGCGTCGACATCTTCCGCATCTTCGACGCGCTCAACGACGTGGAGCAGATGCGCCCGGCGATCGAGGCGGTCCGCGCCACGGGAACCGCGGTGGCGGAGGTCGCGCTCTGCTACACCGGCGACCTGCTCGACCCCGCCGAGGGGCTCTACACCCTCGACTACTACCTGGGACTGGCCGACCAGATCGTCGACGCCGGTGCGCACATCCTCGCGATCAAGGACATGGCCGGCCTGCTCCGGCCGGCCGCGGCCGCGAAGCTCGTCGCGGCGCTGCGCGAGCGCTTCGACCTGCCCGTGCACCTGCACACCCACGACACTCCCGGTGGACAGCTCGCGACCCTGCTCGCGGCCAGCGCCGCGGGCGTGGATGCCGTGGACGCCGCTTCGGCGCCGCTGTCCGGAACGACCAGCCAGCCGTCGCTGTCGTCGCTCGTGGCCGCCCTCGCCCACACGGAGCGGGACAGCGGGCTCTCGCTCGCGGCCGTGTCCGACCTCGAGCCCTACTGGGAGGCGGTGCGTCGCCAGTACGCGCCGTTCGAGTCCGGGCTTCCCGGACCCACGGGGCGCGTGTACCACCACGAGATCCCCGGAGGACAGCTGTCGAACCTCCGGCAGCAGGCCAAGGCCCTCGGCCTCGCGGAGGACTTCGAACTCATCGAGGACATGTACGCCGCGGCCGACCGCATCCTCGGTCGCGTGCCGAAGGTCACGCCGTCGTCGAAGGTCGTGGGTGATCTCGCGCTGCACCTCGCCGCGGTGAAGGCCGACCCCGCGGACTTCGAGGCGAACCCGGAGAAGTACGACGTGCCCGACTCCGTCGTGGGCTTCATGGCCGGCGAGCTCGGCGACCTCCCGGGCGGCTGGCCGGAGCCGTTCCGCTCCAAGGTGCTCGCGGGGCGTGCCGTGCGCACGGGACTGACGGCGCTGACGGACCAGGACGAGGCGGAGTTGGCCGGGACGAGCGCGCAGCGGCGCTCGCGCCTGAACACGCTGCTCTTCCCGGCCCCCACGGCGGAGTTCGCCGAGCGGCGCGAGCAGTATGGCGACCTCTCCGTTCTCGACACGAGCGACTACCTCTATGGCCTGGTTCCCGGCCAGGAGCATCTCATAGAGATCGATCGCGGCGTGCAGCTGTACGTCGGGCTCGAAGCGATCGGCGAAGCCGACGACAAGGGCATGCGGACGGTCATGACGACGCTGAACGGTCAGCTCCGCCCGGTGTTCGTGCGGGATCGCTCCGTCGCCGTCGATGTGCACGAGGTGGAGAAGGCCGACACGTCGGTGCCCGGCCAGGTTGCGGCGCCGTTCTCCGGAGTGGTCACCCTCAAGGCCGAGGTGGGGGTGACCGTGCGCGCGGGCGAGCCGGTCGCGTCGATCGAGGCGATGAAGATGGAGGCCGCCATCACGGCACCCGTGGACGGGATCGTGGAGCGGCACGCCATCGCGGAGACGCAGCAGGTGGACGCGGGTGATCTTTTGGTCGTGATCCGGCCGGCGCACTAA
- a CDS encoding MinD/ParA family ATP-binding protein, translating into MTAKNNADPEDSPLGVLDDTASVDTAGIGILGATAQVRVTLPAEEDDDLADDGVVDGEVGIDLIVDDLTLPAAPKAVLDAPRLDEVIDAVVVEEPAKSIDAVPDPVAEEEEAAARFLAKAGADRAETAAAKPVRAPQAPVQKETTMMTEADDKPVAAARPAPRTDVTLTAKRLGELGESARESSDLLTTDRLLDPHRVAKPEPEGGWSHLVYTLSGRRLNLGDSRRARERKELTARIAAPLAGGARFVPVLSRKGGVGKTTITALLGMALADAREDRVIAVDANPDRGTLADRVQRAQHGKSVRDLVRIRDDVRGYHDISAIVARDATRLDVLASDADPRVAEAFSDDDYRDVADVAAHYYSLVLTDTGTGIVHSVMSATLDLADQIVIVSGLSVDEARLASETLTWLETNGYAQQARDAIVVLNQSTPGTPLVRLGELEAHFASRARSVVRVPYDPQIAAGGTIVFANLLPETRKAARELAALLIEGLRAKAA; encoded by the coding sequence GTGACCGCGAAGAACAACGCCGATCCCGAGGACAGTCCGCTGGGGGTGCTCGACGACACCGCGTCCGTCGACACCGCCGGCATCGGCATCCTCGGTGCGACCGCGCAGGTGCGGGTGACCCTGCCGGCGGAGGAGGACGACGACCTCGCCGACGACGGTGTGGTGGACGGGGAGGTCGGGATCGATCTCATCGTGGATGACCTCACCCTTCCCGCCGCGCCGAAGGCCGTTCTCGACGCACCGCGACTCGATGAGGTGATCGATGCCGTCGTGGTGGAGGAACCCGCGAAGTCCATCGATGCCGTGCCGGACCCCGTGGCGGAAGAGGAGGAGGCCGCGGCCCGCTTCCTCGCGAAGGCCGGCGCCGACCGTGCGGAGACCGCCGCTGCGAAGCCGGTCCGCGCCCCGCAGGCACCCGTGCAGAAGGAGACCACGATGATGACCGAAGCCGACGACAAGCCCGTCGCGGCCGCACGTCCGGCGCCTCGCACGGATGTGACCCTCACCGCGAAGCGTCTGGGGGAGCTGGGGGAGTCCGCCCGCGAGTCGTCCGATCTGCTCACCACCGACCGCCTCCTCGACCCGCACCGGGTGGCCAAGCCGGAACCCGAAGGCGGGTGGAGTCACCTGGTCTACACGCTGTCCGGTCGACGGCTGAACCTCGGCGACAGCCGACGTGCGCGCGAACGCAAGGAGCTCACGGCGCGGATCGCCGCCCCGCTCGCCGGCGGCGCGCGCTTCGTGCCGGTGCTCTCGCGCAAGGGCGGCGTGGGCAAGACCACCATCACGGCGCTCCTCGGGATGGCCCTCGCGGACGCGAGGGAAGACCGCGTCATCGCGGTGGACGCCAACCCCGACCGCGGGACGCTCGCCGACCGGGTCCAGCGCGCGCAGCACGGCAAGTCCGTGCGCGACCTCGTCCGCATCCGCGACGATGTGCGCGGCTACCACGACATCTCCGCGATCGTGGCCCGGGATGCGACGCGCCTCGACGTGCTCGCCTCGGATGCCGATCCTCGGGTGGCCGAGGCTTTCAGTGACGACGACTATCGCGACGTGGCCGACGTGGCCGCGCACTACTACTCGCTCGTCCTCACCGACACCGGCACCGGCATCGTCCACTCGGTGATGTCGGCGACGCTCGACCTCGCCGATCAGATCGTCATCGTCTCCGGACTCAGTGTGGACGAGGCACGGCTGGCGTCCGAGACGCTCACGTGGCTGGAGACCAACGGGTACGCGCAGCAGGCGCGGGACGCGATCGTGGTGCTGAACCAGTCGACGCCGGGGACTCCCCTCGTGCGCCTGGGAGAGCTCGAGGCGCACTTCGCGTCGCGGGCCCGCAGCGTCGTGCGCGTGCCGTACGATCCGCAGATCGCCGCGGGCGGGACGATCGTCTTCGCGAACCTCCTCCCCGAGACGAGGAAGGCGGCGCGGGAACTCGCGGCGCTTCTCATCGAGGGCCTGCGGGCGAAGGCCGCCTGA
- the def gene encoding peptide deformylase gives MTVREIRIFGDPVLRTVCAPIEEIDDGVRALVTDLLETVELPGRAGVAAPQIGVALRAFSYNVDGEIGYVLNPVLTEVRGEPQPTGEGCLSVPGLWHDAQRHPWARVEGIDLDGQPVVLEGDGLLAQALQHETDHLDGKLFLSRLDPETRKVAMREVRESSWF, from the coding sequence ATGACGGTCCGAGAGATCCGCATCTTCGGCGACCCGGTCCTGCGGACGGTGTGCGCGCCCATCGAGGAGATCGACGACGGCGTGCGTGCGCTCGTCACCGACCTGCTGGAGACCGTCGAGCTCCCGGGGCGCGCCGGCGTGGCCGCGCCGCAGATCGGCGTCGCGCTCCGTGCCTTCAGCTACAACGTGGACGGCGAGATCGGCTACGTCCTCAATCCGGTGCTGACCGAGGTGCGCGGCGAGCCGCAGCCGACGGGGGAGGGCTGCCTCTCGGTGCCGGGTCTCTGGCACGACGCTCAGCGCCACCCCTGGGCCCGCGTCGAGGGGATCGACCTGGACGGCCAGCCGGTCGTGCTCGAGGGCGATGGGTTGCTCGCGCAGGCGCTCCAGCACGAGACCGACCACCTCGACGGCAAGCTCTTCCTCTCCCGGCTCGACCCCGAGACCCGGAAGGTCGCGATGCGCGAAGTCCGCGAGAGCTCCTGGTTCTGA
- a CDS encoding AMP-dependent synthetase/ligase has product MVQFEVPAIVPADPDANVADLLAKRVEATPDRALFSVPQGDGWRDITAADFETAVIALAKGFTAAGIQPGEKVGFLARTTYEWSLVDFALFYAGAVMVPIYETSSPSQIQWILEDSGAIALVVESPEHFARVDEVRGDLPLLREVWQLHLGAIDTLTAQGASVSDEEIQRRRNLAVGSDIATLIYTSGSTGRPKGCVLTHSNFVELSRNSAKALDEVVQTPGASTLLFITTAHVFARFISILNVHAGVRTGHQPDTRQLLPALGSFQPTFLLAVPRVFEKVYNSAEQKAEAGGKGKIFRAAADVAIEHSRLLEEGKKIPFGMKLKFALFNKLVYSKLREAMGGNVAYAVSGSAPLGARLGHFFHSLGVVILEGYGLTETTAPATVNLASKSKIGTVGPALPGVGVRLADDGEIEVRGINVFKEYWNNPEATAEAFSDGGWFHTGDIGSFDADGFLTITGRKKEIIVTAGGKNVAPAALEDPIRANPIVGQVVVVGDQRPFISALVTLDPEMLPTWLGNNGLDANMSLAEASANPQVRAEVQRAVDAANERVSRAESIRKFTILDSEWTEASGHLTPKLSIKRAVIMNDFADEISAIYDEPVATTNVAIGG; this is encoded by the coding sequence GTGGTCCAGTTTGAAGTCCCCGCGATCGTCCCCGCCGATCCCGACGCGAACGTCGCCGACCTGCTTGCGAAGCGCGTCGAGGCGACTCCCGACCGGGCGCTGTTCTCCGTCCCGCAAGGCGACGGATGGCGCGACATCACCGCTGCCGACTTCGAGACCGCGGTGATCGCGCTCGCGAAGGGCTTCACCGCCGCCGGCATCCAGCCCGGCGAGAAGGTCGGCTTCCTCGCCCGCACCACGTACGAGTGGAGCCTCGTCGACTTCGCCCTCTTCTACGCCGGTGCCGTCATGGTGCCGATCTACGAGACGAGCTCGCCGTCGCAGATCCAGTGGATCCTCGAGGATTCCGGCGCGATCGCCCTCGTCGTCGAGTCGCCGGAGCACTTCGCCCGCGTCGACGAGGTCCGCGGCGATCTGCCTCTCCTCCGCGAGGTCTGGCAGCTGCATCTCGGTGCGATCGATACGCTCACCGCGCAGGGGGCGTCGGTCTCCGATGAGGAGATCCAGCGTCGCCGCAACCTCGCCGTCGGCTCGGACATCGCGACCCTCATCTACACCTCCGGCTCCACCGGCCGCCCCAAGGGCTGCGTGCTCACGCACAGCAACTTCGTCGAGTTGTCCCGCAACTCCGCCAAGGCGCTCGACGAGGTCGTGCAGACGCCCGGCGCCTCCACGCTCCTCTTCATCACGACCGCGCACGTCTTCGCCCGCTTCATCTCCATCCTCAACGTGCACGCGGGCGTCCGCACCGGCCACCAGCCGGACACGCGACAGCTGCTCCCCGCGCTCGGCTCGTTCCAGCCCACCTTCCTCCTCGCGGTCCCCCGGGTGTTCGAGAAGGTCTACAATTCGGCCGAGCAGAAGGCCGAGGCCGGCGGCAAGGGCAAGATCTTCCGCGCGGCCGCCGACGTCGCGATCGAGCACTCCCGCCTCCTCGAGGAGGGCAAGAAGATCCCGTTCGGGATGAAGCTCAAGTTCGCGCTGTTCAACAAGCTCGTCTACTCCAAGCTGCGTGAGGCCATGGGCGGCAACGTCGCCTACGCCGTGTCCGGCTCCGCTCCCCTGGGCGCGCGCCTCGGGCACTTCTTCCACAGCCTCGGCGTCGTGATCCTCGAGGGCTATGGCCTGACCGAGACCACGGCCCCGGCGACGGTGAACCTGGCCTCGAAGTCGAAGATCGGCACGGTCGGTCCCGCCCTCCCCGGCGTGGGCGTGCGTCTCGCCGACGACGGCGAGATCGAGGTGCGCGGCATCAACGTCTTCAAGGAGTACTGGAACAACCCCGAGGCCACCGCCGAGGCGTTCAGCGACGGCGGATGGTTCCACACGGGCGACATCGGCAGCTTCGACGCCGACGGCTTCCTCACCATCACCGGGCGCAAGAAGGAGATCATCGTCACGGCGGGTGGGAAGAACGTCGCTCCCGCCGCGCTGGAGGACCCGATCCGCGCGAACCCGATCGTCGGGCAGGTCGTCGTCGTCGGCGACCAGCGCCCCTTCATCTCCGCTCTCGTCACGCTCGACCCGGAGATGCTGCCGACCTGGCTCGGCAACAACGGTCTCGACGCGAACATGAGCCTGGCGGAAGCCTCCGCGAACCCGCAGGTCCGCGCCGAGGTGCAGCGCGCGGTCGACGCGGCGAACGAGCGGGTGTCGCGGGCGGAATCCATCCGCAAGTTCACGATCCTCGACTCGGAGTGGACGGAGGCCTCCGGCCACCTCACCCCGAAGCTGTCGATCAAGCGCGCCGTCATCATGAACGACTTCGCCGACGAGATCTCCGCGATCTACGACGAGCCCGTCGCCACGACCAACGTCGCGATCGGCGGCTGA
- a CDS encoding lysophospholipid acyltransferase family protein: MFYWLMKYVVIGPVVKAVFRPWIVGRKNVPATGAAILASNHLSFADSIFLPLVIDRPMSFLAKSDYFTGRGLKGWSTRFFMKATGQIPIDRSGGKASEASLNTGLQVLGGGDLLGIYPEGTRSPDGKLYRGRTGIARMALEAKVPVIPVIMVDTDTAMPIGRRIPRVMRVGIVIGEPLDFSRYAGMENDRYILRSVTDEIMVALQRLGQQEYEDVYASTVKDRLPSRVT; the protein is encoded by the coding sequence ATGTTCTACTGGCTGATGAAGTACGTCGTGATCGGCCCCGTGGTCAAGGCCGTGTTCCGTCCCTGGATCGTGGGGCGGAAGAACGTGCCCGCGACCGGGGCCGCGATCCTGGCCAGCAACCATCTCTCCTTCGCGGACTCGATCTTCCTGCCGCTCGTGATCGACCGGCCGATGTCGTTCCTCGCGAAGAGCGACTACTTCACCGGGCGAGGCCTCAAGGGCTGGTCCACCCGCTTCTTCATGAAGGCGACAGGCCAGATCCCCATCGACCGCTCCGGCGGCAAGGCGTCCGAGGCCTCCCTGAACACCGGCCTTCAGGTGCTCGGCGGCGGGGACCTGCTGGGCATCTACCCCGAGGGCACGCGCAGCCCCGACGGCAAGCTCTACCGCGGCCGCACCGGCATCGCCCGGATGGCGCTCGAGGCCAAGGTTCCCGTCATCCCGGTCATCATGGTGGACACCGACACGGCCATGCCCATCGGCCGCCGCATCCCGCGGGTCATGCGCGTCGGGATCGTCATCGGCGAGCCGCTGGACTTCTCCCGTTACGCGGGCATGGAGAACGACCGCTACATCCTCCGCTCCGTCACCGACGAGATCATGGTGGCGCTGCAGCGGCTCGGTCAGCAGGAGTACGAGGACGTCTACGCGTCGACCGTCAAGGACCGCCTCCCGAGCCGCGTCACATAG
- a CDS encoding class II 3-deoxy-7-phosphoheptulonate synthase → MLPHHIEALDAWRSLPIKQQPQWPDADRVADVSRQISSLPPLVFAGEVDNLRERLARAASGQAFLLQGGDCAETFAGATAEQIRNRIKTVLQMAVVLTYGASMPVVKMGRMAGQFAKPRSSDTETRGEVTLPAYRGDIVNGYDFTEGSRQADPGRLLQGYHTAASTLNLIRAFTQGGFADLREVHSWNKGFAQNPANQRYERMAAEIDRAIKFMEAAGADFDELKRVEFFTGHEGLLMDYERPMTRIDSRTDTPYNTSAHFLWIGERTRELDGAHVDYFSKIRNPIGVKLGPTTTPETALALIDKLDPEREPGRLTFITRMGAGRIRDALPPLLEAVRESGAQPLWVTDPMHGNGITTPTGYKTRRFDDVVDEVRGFFEAHRAVGTFPGGIHVELTGDDVTECLGGSEQIDEAALATRYESLCDPRLNHMQSLELAFLVAEELEKR, encoded by the coding sequence ATGCTCCCGCACCACATCGAAGCCCTTGATGCATGGCGCTCGCTTCCCATCAAGCAGCAGCCGCAGTGGCCTGACGCCGATCGCGTCGCCGACGTCTCCCGGCAGATCTCGAGCCTCCCGCCGCTGGTCTTCGCCGGTGAGGTCGACAACCTCCGCGAACGCCTCGCCAGGGCGGCCTCCGGGCAGGCGTTCCTCCTGCAGGGCGGCGACTGCGCCGAGACCTTCGCCGGGGCGACGGCCGAGCAGATCCGCAACCGCATCAAGACGGTGCTGCAGATGGCCGTGGTGCTCACGTACGGCGCCTCCATGCCGGTCGTGAAGATGGGACGCATGGCCGGGCAGTTCGCCAAGCCGCGCTCCAGCGACACCGAGACGCGCGGCGAGGTCACGCTGCCCGCCTACCGCGGCGACATCGTCAACGGCTACGACTTCACCGAGGGCTCGCGTCAGGCCGACCCCGGACGTCTCCTGCAGGGGTACCACACCGCGGCATCGACGCTGAACCTCATCCGCGCGTTCACGCAGGGTGGCTTCGCCGACCTCCGCGAGGTGCACTCCTGGAACAAGGGCTTCGCGCAGAACCCGGCGAATCAGCGCTACGAGCGCATGGCCGCCGAGATCGATCGGGCGATCAAGTTCATGGAGGCTGCCGGCGCGGACTTCGACGAGCTCAAGCGCGTCGAGTTCTTCACCGGCCACGAGGGCCTGCTCATGGACTACGAGCGCCCGATGACGCGGATCGACTCACGCACGGACACTCCGTACAACACCTCGGCCCACTTCCTGTGGATCGGGGAGCGCACGCGCGAGCTCGACGGCGCGCACGTCGACTACTTCTCGAAGATCCGGAACCCGATCGGCGTGAAGCTGGGCCCCACCACGACGCCGGAGACCGCGCTCGCGCTGATCGACAAGCTGGACCCGGAGCGCGAGCCCGGTCGCCTGACGTTCATCACGCGCATGGGTGCCGGCCGCATCCGTGACGCACTGCCCCCGCTGCTGGAGGCGGTCCGCGAGTCGGGAGCGCAGCCGCTGTGGGTCACCGACCCCATGCACGGCAACGGCATTACCACGCCGACCGGCTACAAGACGCGTCGTTTCGACGACGTCGTCGACGAGGTCCGCGGGTTCTTCGAGGCGCACCGCGCGGTGGGCACGTTCCCCGGCGGCATCCACGTCGAGCTCACCGGCGACGACGTCACCGAGTGCCTCGGCGGTTCGGAGCAGATCGACGAGGCAGCGCTGGCGACCCGCTACGAGAGCCTGTGCGACCCGCGCCTGAACCACATGCAGTCCCTGGAGCTGGCGTTCCTCGTCGCCGAGGAGCTCGAGAAGCGCTGA